One Campylobacter sp. RM16192 genomic region harbors:
- a CDS encoding Ppx/GppA phosphatase family protein, with the protein MAKRTAVIDLGSNSMRMAIFERTSRYAFYILGEFKMKVRLGESAYENGGAISEKSMQKAYEAFCEFKSIAKAYKCNKIFCMGTSALRDAPNSNELISLIRRNLGLNLKVVKGIDEASLGGIAALNLLEPMSEFITIDIGGGSTELAMIKDAKIVDAVSLDVGTVRLKELFFDKKNLKGLNDFMKEILKDLPKNFKSKNIVTIGGSLRAISSAIMQAQNYPLRSVHNFSYKFESQKEFIQNLTKASVLDLDKFYIKKDRFDTIREGAYIFLSVVNSLKCEHVYTSGVGFREGVYLSDILRPSKKFPPNFNTSVRSLQDRFLLNNNKMVVKYAKDAFVTLKPLHGIDDKFIYELETAARLHNLGQCLGFYGEHINSANFVINALNYGFSHRQKALIATIIGLNGKKTLGEFEKFRDLLPEEDIVKWLSFILNFAKILDINCTHKKLKFELKSQMLEISGAKEQFMTKENIKKIAKPATFAISFVS; encoded by the coding sequence ATGGCAAAACGAACAGCTGTTATAGATCTTGGGTCAAATTCTATGAGAATGGCCATATTTGAGAGAACCTCAAGATATGCGTTTTATATACTGGGCGAATTTAAGATGAAGGTTAGGCTCGGTGAAAGTGCCTATGAAAATGGCGGTGCAATAAGTGAAAAATCGATGCAAAAAGCTTATGAGGCATTTTGTGAATTTAAAAGCATAGCTAAAGCGTATAAGTGTAATAAAATATTTTGTATGGGTACTTCAGCCCTTAGAGACGCTCCCAATTCAAATGAACTAATAAGCCTGATTAGACGAAATTTGGGACTTAATTTAAAAGTTGTAAAAGGGATTGATGAGGCTAGCTTGGGCGGGATTGCGGCTTTAAATTTGCTTGAGCCTATGAGCGAGTTTATTACGATTGATATAGGTGGAGGCTCGACTGAACTTGCTATGATTAAAGACGCAAAAATAGTAGATGCCGTTTCTCTTGATGTAGGCACGGTAAGACTAAAAGAGCTATTTTTCGATAAGAAAAATTTAAAAGGTCTTAATGATTTTATGAAAGAAATTTTAAAAGATCTGCCAAAAAACTTTAAAAGCAAAAATATAGTGACAATAGGTGGAAGCTTAAGAGCTATATCAAGCGCTATTATGCAAGCGCAAAACTATCCTTTAAGATCGGTTCATAACTTTAGCTATAAATTTGAATCGCAAAAGGAATTTATACAAAATTTAACCAAAGCAAGCGTGCTTGATCTCGATAAATTTTATATTAAAAAAGATCGTTTTGATACCATTAGGGAGGGTGCTTATATATTTTTAAGTGTGGTAAATAGCTTAAAATGTGAGCATGTGTATACAAGTGGTGTAGGATTTAGAGAGGGTGTCTACCTAAGCGATATATTGCGCCCTAGTAAGAAATTTCCGCCAAATTTCAATACTAGCGTAAGAAGTTTGCAAGATAGATTTTTGCTAAATAACAACAAAATGGTCGTAAAATATGCAAAAGATGCTTTTGTAACGCTTAAACCGCTTCACGGAATCGATGATAAGTTTATATATGAACTTGAGACCGCCGCTAGACTTCATAATCTAGGACAATGTTTAGGATTTTACGGAGAGCATATAAATTCTGCAAATTTTGTTATAAACGCTTTAAATTATGGCTTTTCACATAGACAAAAAGCACTTATAGCAACCATTATAGGATTAAATGGTAAAAAAACTCTAGGAGAATTTGAGAAATTCAGAGATCTTTTGCCCGAAGAAGATATTGTAAAATGGCTGAGTTTTATTCTAAATTTTGCTAAGATATTGGATATAAACTGCACGCATAAGAAGCTAAAATTTGAGCTTAAAAGCCAAATGCTTGAAATTAGCGGGGCAAAAGAGCAATTTATGACAAAAGAGAATATTAAAAAGATCGCTAAGCCTGCGACATTTGCAATAAGCTTCGTTAGTTGA
- the hsrA gene encoding homeostatic response regulator transcription factor HsrA, giving the protein MRILIVEDEVTLNKTIAEGLQEFGYQTDSSENFKDAEYYIGIRNYDLVLTDWMLPDGDGVDLISVIKNKSPRTAVVVLSAKDDKDSEVKAFRVGADDYIKKPFDFDVLVARIEARLRFGGTNVIKIDDLIIDPDEEKITYLGQDIELKGKPFEVLTHLARHSDQIVSKEQLLDAIWEEPELVTPNVIEVAINQIRQKMDKPLNISTIETVRRRGYRFCFPKKA; this is encoded by the coding sequence ATGAGAATTTTAATAGTTGAAGACGAAGTAACGTTAAATAAAACGATTGCTGAAGGCTTACAAGAATTTGGATATCAGACTGACAGTTCTGAAAATTTTAAAGATGCAGAATACTATATAGGCATCAGAAATTACGATCTTGTACTGACAGACTGGATGTTGCCTGATGGAGATGGCGTAGATCTAATTAGTGTTATAAAGAATAAATCTCCAAGAACAGCTGTTGTAGTTTTATCTGCAAAAGATGATAAGGATAGCGAAGTTAAGGCATTTAGAGTAGGTGCGGACGATTATATTAAAAAACCTTTTGATTTTGATGTATTGGTAGCAAGAATAGAAGCAAGATTAAGATTTGGCGGAACAAATGTTATTAAAATCGATGATCTGATAATAGATCCGGACGAGGAGAAAATAACATATCTTGGTCAAGATATTGAGCTAAAAGGAAAACCTTTTGAGGTATTAACTCACCTTGCTCGCCATTCTGATCAAATCGTATCTAAAGAGCAGCTGTTAGATGCTATTTGGGAGGAGCCTGAGCTTGTCACTCCAAATGTAATAGAGGTGGCAATCAATCAAATTCGCCAAAAAATGGATAAACCACTAAATATATCTACAATCGAAACCGTTAGAAGACGCGGATATAGATTTTGCTTTCCAAAAAAAGCTTAA
- a CDS encoding excinuclease ABC subunit A, with product MRNLLAIFAFTVSLFASNLLTYNIYERSDRVDVMLSFDAPYEGNIFQKRENDMTMLIFNGLNFDQAVEKNLNSKILQELYIEPKQNSVVLSIKSSSSIGVMASKTSDGFGLRIRVVSTAAASTKNEQPISQSEQIIQPKTSTTINTQPDIQNIFDARYYMVIGVLIAFAIALWLLKNFIVKKTGGSRKLNLAGWLNSDKSQDVKILYEKPLDRTNKVMLLNHQNKKYLVLVGSSNVLLDKFGEDTINSENDFEAFFEENRKRIGQYLEDRQNALSAYKDKASLN from the coding sequence ATGAGAAATTTGCTTGCTATTTTTGCTTTTACCGTCTCATTATTTGCCTCAAACCTACTCACATATAATATATATGAAAGAAGCGATAGGGTCGATGTAATGCTTTCATTTGACGCACCTTACGAGGGAAATATATTCCAAAAGCGTGAAAACGATATGACAATGCTTATATTTAACGGGCTAAATTTCGATCAGGCTGTTGAAAAAAACTTAAACTCAAAAATACTTCAAGAACTATACATAGAACCCAAGCAAAATAGCGTAGTTTTAAGCATAAAAAGCAGTTCTTCAATAGGAGTAATGGCTTCTAAAACCTCTGACGGATTTGGACTCAGAATCAGAGTCGTAAGCACAGCTGCCGCCTCAACTAAAAACGAGCAACCTATTTCACAAAGCGAACAGATAATCCAGCCCAAAACGTCTACAACTATAAATACTCAGCCTGATATACAAAATATCTTTGACGCAAGATATTATATGGTAATAGGTGTTCTTATAGCCTTTGCCATAGCTCTTTGGCTGCTTAAAAACTTTATAGTCAAAAAAACAGGAGGCAGCAGAAAACTAAATCTTGCCGGATGGCTAAATAGCGATAAAAGTCAGGATGTAAAAATTTTATATGAAAAACCGCTTGATAGAACAAACAAGGTTATGCTATTAAACCATCAAAACAAAAAATACCTTGTCTTGGTGGGCAGTTCAAATGTGCTACTAGATAAATTTGGTGAAGACACTATTAATAGCGAAAATGACTTTGAGGCATTTTTTGAAGAAAATCGTAAGAGAATAGGACAGTATCTTGAAGATAGGCAAAATGCCTTGAGCGCATACAAGGACAAAGCTAGCCTCAACTAA
- the plsY gene encoding glycerol-3-phosphate 1-O-acyltransferase PlsY, giving the protein MNENIIAYILAYALGGIPFGLILAKIFGNVNIQNEGSKSIGATNVLRVLKQKDPKLAKKIAILTVVLDILKGVVPILIAKFIGLSPATFWAMAVFSVIGHCYSPFLKFEGGKGVATGAGVLMVFLPIEILIALVVWFLIGRVLKISSLASLAALLAFIISSLIIHPQIPDINSHAPIFIIAFVVFYKHIPNIKRLFSGQESKVI; this is encoded by the coding sequence ATGAACGAAAATATTATAGCTTACATCCTTGCTTATGCACTTGGCGGAATCCCATTCGGGCTTATTCTTGCTAAAATTTTTGGCAATGTAAATATACAAAATGAAGGCAGCAAGAGTATTGGAGCTACCAATGTGCTTCGCGTTTTAAAACAAAAAGATCCAAAGCTTGCTAAGAAGATCGCTATTTTAACAGTTGTGCTAGATATCTTAAAAGGTGTTGTGCCTATACTTATAGCTAAATTTATAGGGCTTAGTCCTGCTACGTTTTGGGCGATGGCTGTTTTTTCAGTTATCGGTCACTGCTATTCTCCATTTTTGAAATTTGAAGGTGGTAAAGGAGTTGCCACAGGAGCGGGTGTTTTGATGGTGTTTTTACCTATCGAAATTCTTATAGCTCTTGTTGTTTGGTTTTTAATTGGAAGAGTATTGAAAATTAGCTCTTTAGCCTCTTTGGCGGCACTTCTTGCATTTATTATTTCATCTCTTATAATTCATCCACAAATCCCTGATATCAACTCTCATGCACCAATTTTTATAATAGCCTTTGTTGTGTTTTATAAGCATATTCCGAATATCAAAAGACTATTTAGCGGACAAGAAAGCAAGGTTATATGA
- the fliN gene encoding flagellar motor switch protein FliN, with amino-acid sequence MDISVDFISELGTTTISVRELLKLENGSVIDLEKPAGESVELFINNRIFGKGEVMVYEKNLAIRINEILDSKSVIQYFKREQL; translated from the coding sequence ATGGATATAAGCGTAGATTTTATCTCCGAACTTGGCACGACAACAATTAGCGTAAGAGAGCTTTTAAAGCTTGAAAACGGCTCAGTTATAGATCTTGAAAAGCCTGCCGGCGAAAGTGTGGAACTCTTCATCAACAACCGAATTTTTGGCAAGGGCGAAGTAATGGTGTATGAGAAAAATTTAGCTATCCGCATAAATGAAATTTTAGACTCAAAATCAGTAATTCAATACTTCAAAAGAGAGCAATTATGA
- a CDS encoding HAMP domain-containing sensor histidine kinase produces the protein MLIVIISVMLYYYIKATIYEGISQSLMYEAKILSTSSNLSQKRGSLEYGTLDGSITTVNIITKDSKTKNPYFVNEKVGNKTYLKLYFPYLENSYITLTKETSMQNKLIDQILVDIMIVNATAIFLVLFYALFLSRMLLVPIKILSSKLSKLNERFLKEVSIDELPDEFTPLGKSINRLIGRIQTFVLYQKELFVGVAHELKTPLAVMKTKNEVTLLKPRDSEKYIEALKNNNEEINSMNKMIGSILEIGRQEGAQFEEAVQIDIIEFLDKMANNFKILARGDDKDVMINLSPKTLKMTLQPTLLTHIIQNFFQNAIKFSPQKSTITIVSRLKDEEFVVEVIDEGIGIDESKDLFAPFKRFGNKSGAGLGLFLAKGAAQALGGSVSIKNRADGAKGAVSSLVLPILRNIKK, from the coding sequence ATGCTAATTGTCATCATTTCAGTAATGTTGTATTACTACATCAAAGCAACTATCTATGAGGGTATCTCTCAGTCTTTGATGTATGAGGCCAAAATTCTATCTACAAGTTCAAATTTAAGCCAAAAAAGAGGTAGTTTAGAATACGGAACTCTTGACGGAAGTATAACTACAGTAAATATAATAACAAAAGATTCAAAAACTAAAAATCCGTATTTCGTAAATGAAAAAGTTGGAAATAAAACTTATCTAAAACTCTATTTTCCGTATCTAGAAAATTCATACATAACTCTTACTAAAGAGACATCTATGCAAAACAAACTTATAGATCAAATTTTAGTAGATATTATGATAGTAAATGCAACGGCTATATTTTTAGTGCTTTTTTATGCTCTCTTTTTATCAAGAATGTTGCTTGTTCCTATTAAAATTTTAAGTTCAAAGCTTAGTAAATTGAATGAAAGATTTTTAAAAGAGGTAAGTATAGATGAGTTGCCTGATGAATTTACTCCGCTTGGCAAGAGCATTAATCGTCTAATAGGTAGAATACAGACTTTTGTATTGTATCAAAAGGAGCTTTTTGTCGGTGTTGCGCATGAGCTAAAAACCCCTCTTGCCGTGATGAAAACTAAAAATGAAGTGACTTTGTTAAAACCTAGAGATAGCGAAAAGTATATAGAGGCTCTTAAAAACAATAATGAAGAGATAAATAGTATGAATAAGATGATAGGATCTATCCTTGAAATCGGGCGTCAGGAGGGAGCTCAGTTTGAGGAGGCGGTTCAGATAGATATCATAGAATTTTTGGATAAAATGGCTAATAATTTTAAAATTTTAGCCCGTGGCGATGACAAGGATGTTATGATAAATTTATCCCCGAAAACTCTTAAAATGACTCTGCAGCCTACATTACTAACTCATATTATTCAAAATTTTTTTCAAAATGCAATCAAATTTTCCCCTCAAAAATCTACAATCACGATAGTTTCAAGATTAAAAGATGAAGAATTTGTTGTAGAAGTAATTGATGAAGGTATAGGTATAGATGAGAGCAAAGATCTTTTTGCTCCGTTTAAACGATTCGGAAATAAAAGCGGTGCGGGTCTCGGGCTATTTTTAGCCAAAGGTGCGGCTCAAGCTCTAGGCGGAAGCGTTAGTATAAAAAATAGAGCTGACGGAGCAAAAGGAGCGGTTTCTTCGCTTGTTTTACCAATATTAAGAAATATAAAAAAATAA
- a CDS encoding dihydroneopterin aldolase has product MITTLIKDYEFETIIGLLEFERTNSQKVRISVEFQSSDFIDYVEVINYIEFIYNEYKFKTVENSLEVCAKSLKDKFSSLTSLKMEILKTEILNNALVGARFEDKY; this is encoded by the coding sequence ATGATAACTACGCTCATTAAAGATTATGAGTTTGAAACTATTATAGGTCTACTTGAATTTGAACGTACAAACTCGCAGAAGGTGCGCATCAGTGTAGAATTTCAAAGTAGTGATTTTATAGACTATGTCGAAGTTATAAATTATATAGAGTTTATATATAATGAGTATAAATTTAAAACAGTTGAAAATTCACTTGAAGTATGCGCCAAAAGTCTCAAAGATAAATTTAGTTCACTCACTTCACTGAAAATGGAAATTTTAAAAACAGAAATTCTTAATAATGCCTTGGTTGGAGCCAGGTTTGAGGACAAATATTAA